A stretch of Ischnura elegans chromosome 4, ioIscEleg1.1, whole genome shotgun sequence DNA encodes these proteins:
- the LOC124157943 gene encoding exostosin-2 — protein MKSVRVVKQGGKYGYQGIWLLSLRFRHFFLVLLVFLVVWGCIVALTHLLLPSATITLHNGRSLHAPLSPLAAQLSHPPPEVRLLRTSPLAKPMNTNCGHHNCFDVYRCGHSWEKDGSARVPVYIYPLVRFVDEDGIPVAVGGGASPISREYFRMLDALQRSDYYTSDPSKACLFITSIDTLNQNYFRAREVSQALASLPFWNNGTNHIIFNMVPGSPPEYSSVVELDLGNAIVAGAGFSSWTYRPGYDVSIPVLSPLTENLKESHESHRVWLLVSAQINLHPEYDAELLHLAQRHPTRFLLLGLCPDAPTNHTVRCRLGHAEKTRYLYPQVLQLSTYCLVVRGARLGQPALIEATAAGCIPVVAADSYLMPFHDVIDWKRAALFVPESALSESVDRVSWVSEERAWELSTQVRWIHSQYMSSAESVALTTLRIITDRILPHLGRLYSHWNVAPSPMLPKSPLFLPVTAPREQGFTAVVLTYDRLDSLFTLIQKLVKAPSLTKVLVIWNNQHKSPPHASLWPKVGKPLKVIRTRANLLSNRFYPYEEIETEAILTIDDDIVMLTADELEFGYEVWREFPDRIVGFPSRTHVWENSSHSWKYESEWTNHISMVLTGAAFHHKYWSYMYTTSMPGNIKEWVDDHMNCEDIAMNFLVANVTGKAPIKVTPRKKFKCPECTNTEMLSADLNHMLERSRCIDRFASLYGSMPLQSVEFRADPVLYRDNFPEKLKRFNDIGSL, from the exons ATGAAGTCTGTAAGAGTCGTCAAGCAAGGCGGAAAATACGGTTACCAGGGAATATGGTTGTTATCTCTTCGATTTCGTCATTTCTTCCTTGTTCTGCTCGTGTTCCTTGTTGTATGGGGGTGTATAGTTGCTCTGACTCACTTACTTCTTCCATCTGCGACAATAACTCTACACAATGGAAGGAGTTTACATGCCCCACTCTCTCCCCTTGCTGCTCAACTTTCTCATCCACCTCCTGAAGTGCGACTTCTTCGGacatcaccccttgccaaaccgATGAATACCAACTGTGGACATCACAACTGCTTTGATGTTTATCGATGCGGACATAGTTGGGAAAAGGATGGGAG TGCTCGAGTGCCTGTGTACATCTATCCTTTGGTGCGTTTCGTGGACGAAGATGGAATCCCGGTGGCAGTGGGAGGGGGTGCGTCTCCTATCTCTCGGGAGTACTTCCGCATGCTGGATGCTCTTCAGAGGAGTGATTACTACACTTCAGATCCCTCCAAGGCCTGCCTATTCATCACCTCCATTGACACTCTCAACCAGAATTACTTCCGAGCTAGAGAGGTGTCTCAAGCCCTTGCATCTCTTCCATT CTGGAATAATGGCACAAACCACATTATATTCAACATGGTCCCGGGTTCACCTCCAGAATATTCGTCTGTGGTTGAACTAGATCTTGGGAATGCAATAGTGGCTGGTGCTGGGTTTTCGTCTTGGACTTATCGTCCTGGATATGATGTTTCCATCCCAGTTCTTAGCCCACTTACGGAAAATTTGAAGGAATCTCATGAATCTCATCG GGTATGGCTTCTTGTATCAGCCCAAATAAACCTTCACCCGGAGTATGATGCAGAGCTATTGCACCTTGCACAGCGTCACCCTACTCGATTCCTTTTGCTTGGCTTGTGTCCTGATGCTCCAACAAACCATACTGTGCGCTGCCGACTAGGCCATGCGGAAAAGACTCGATACCTTTACCCTCAAGTCTTGCAG CTCTCAACGTACTGTCTTGTGGTGCGTGGTGCTCGGTTAGGCCAGCCAGCACTCATTGAAGCAACTGCTGCTGGGTGTATTCCTGTGGTGGCTGCAGACTCATACTTAATGCCCTTCCATGATGTGATTGACTGGAAAAG GGCAGCATTGTTTGTCCCTGAGTCTGCTCTGAGTGAATCTGTGGATCGAGTCTCATGGGTGTCAGAAGAAAGGGCGTGGGAGCTGTCTACTCAAGTTCGGTGGATCCACTCCCAGTATATGTCCTCCGCAGAGTCAGTGGCCTTGACTACGCTGCGAATCATCACAGATCGCATCCTTCCTCACCTTGGAAGATTATATAGCCACTGGAATGTTGCCCCTAGTCCA ATGTTGCCCAAGTCTCCATTGTTCCTCCCAGTCACTGCACCACGAGAGCAAGGATTCACTGCTGTGGTATTGACGTACGATCGTTTGGACAGCCTCTTTACTTTGATTCAAAAGTTGGTCAAAGCTCCATCTTTGACAAAAGTGCTAGTGATTTGGAACAATCAGCACAAATCTCCTCCTCATG CATCGCTGTGGCCGAAAGTTGGGAAACCTTTGAAAGTGATTCGCACAAGAGCCAATTTGCTCTCCAACCGCTTTTATCCGTATGAGGAGATTGAAACAGAGGCCATTCTCACCATTGATGATGACATTGTCATGCTCACAGCTGATGAGTTGGAGTTTGGATATGAG GTATGGCGTGAATTTCCTGACCGAATTGTCGGGTTTCCATCTCGCACTCACGTGTGGGAGAACTCGAGTCACAGCTGGAAATATGAGTCTGAGTGGACCAACCACATCTCAATGGTGCTTACCGGAGCTGCGTTCCACCATAAA TATTGGAGCTACATGTATACTACATCAATGCCTGGAAACATCAAGGAATGGGTAGATGATCACATGAACTGTGAAGATATAGCCATGAATTTCCTGGTGGCCAATGTGACTGGGAAGGCTCCTATCAAG GTGACTCCAAGGAAGAAGTTCAAATGTCCCGAGTGCACAAACACGGAAATGCTCTCCGCTGACCTCAATCATATGCTTGAGCGATCACGCTGTATAGATCGCTTCGCTTCCTTGTATGGCTCCATGCCCCTGCAATCTGTCGAGTTTCGTGCCGATCCTGTACTCTACAGGGATAATTTCCCAGAAAAGCTGAAGCGTTTTAATGATATTGGCAGTCtgtga